From the Methanocaldococcus fervens AG86 genome, the window TGAAGAAAAATTATCATATTAATTTAATAGAAAGTAATAAATTATAAAAACTAATGAATATTTAACAAGCTTTTACATTAAGTTGTTAATGACAACCAATTTTTATGCTAATTAAAACAATTCATCAAAAAACAGACAGGGAGAGAATGATAATATTAAAAGCCGATTATAAAAAATACAACGTTTCTGAATTGGAGAATATTAGGGTGGACGAAGAAGAATTTTATGGGACGTTTTATAATGCGATATTGCTGCAAACATGCAACAGAGTTGAGATAATCTTCGATGCAGATAAATTAGAAGATATTAAAGGAATTGAAAACATAAAACTAGAGAAGTTTGATATATTAGTTGGGGATGAAGCTATAGAGCATTTATTTAGGGTTGCATGCGGTTTAGAGTCGATGATCGTTGGGGAAGACCAGATACTTGGACAGTTAAAAAATGCCTATCTAAAAGCTAAAGAGAAAGGGAAAATATCAAAAAAATTGGAGAAAATTATTTTAAAGGCAATACATACTGGGCAGAGGGCGAGGGTTGAAACGAAAATTAATGAAGGAGGGGTTTCAATTGGTTCTGCTGCAGTTGAATTGGCCGAGAAGGTTTTTGGATTGGAAGGAAAAAACGTCCTCCTTATCGGAGCTGGAGAAATGGCTAATTTGGTTATAAAGGCATTAAAAGAGAAGAATATTAAGGCGATTATTGTAGCAAATAGAACGTATGAAAAAGCTGAAAGATTAGCTAAAGAGCTTGGAGGCATAGCTGTAAAATTTGATAAATTGGAAGAGGCTTTAAGATATGCAGATATAGTTATCTCAGCAACGGGAGCTCCACATCCGATTTTAACTAAAGAGAGACTAAAAAATGCTGGAAAAACATTTATAATAGATATAGCAAACCCAAGAGACACAACAGATGATATTAAAGAACTTCCAGGTGTTTTTTTATTTACAATTGATGATTTGAGATTGGTAGCTGAAGAAAATTTAAAAAAGAGGAAAAAGGAGATTCCAAAGGTTGAGAAAATTATTTACGAAGAGTTGGAAAATCTAAAAGAACTCCTTGATAAAATGAAGTTGGAGGTTGCAGTCAAAGAGCTTGGGCAATATATTGAAAATATAAGAAAGAGGGAAGTTGAAAAAGCTTTAAAAATATTGAAGAATAAAAATAAACCTGCTGAAGAAGTTTTAGATGATTTCTCAAAGGCTTTATGTAAAAAGATAATATACGATATGATAAAGATATTTGAAAATGTGGAGAGTAGAGAGTTTTTTGAGTGTTTAGCAAAAGAGTTTAAAAAACATGGAAACAACAATTAAATAGTATTTAGCTTTTTTATCCACTCAATATTGCCTTTCAAAACAGCCCTTGCAACTGATATAAAATCAGCGTATTTTAACATTTCTTTAGCTTTTTCCAAAGAATCAACTGAGTTATTTCCAATTATTATTTTATCTTTAAACTCCTCTGCTAAAATTTTTAATGAGTTTAAATCGGCATAAGGTTTTCCAGGATAAAAGCAATCAACATGCAATCCATCAAAGTAATCTCTAACGTAGTTTAAATTATTTATCAACTCCTCTATTGGTATATAATTCAACCTTATCTTTAAAAATACTGGCTTATTTATCCCTCTCATTTTATATAAAAATTCTTTTAGAAGGTTTTTGTTTTTCATTAACTCCTGCCCTATGCCTAATGAAGTTATCTCCTGCTGCCTACAATGGCAGTTAAGCTCTATTATATCAGCATGTTTCGCAATAACCAATAATTTGTCGTAAGCTTCATCTATATTAACAAATCTAACATTAACTGAAACTAAAGCTCCACTTTCCCTTGCTTTTTTTATTTGCTCAACTATATAGTTGTTAAATTCGTCTAAATTTATGGAAAATTCCTTTCTCCCTCTTTTCTCTATATCTTTACTAGCTTTATGAGTTAAGGTATCCAAATTATAGCCACCAATTGTAACAATGGCAAACAGATCTTTAAATTTTTTGCAGAAATCTCCATCCGTAATGCCTGCCATTGGAGCTAAGACAACTTTTTTATCCAATTTATCTAATTTGCTAATTTTCAATGTTCAATCACCTTTGCAATCCATACAATCTACCAGTTGATACATTTTGCCCTAAAAAGTCATCCTGCTTTAAAGTACATACATTTTTATCAACCAACTTCCCCCTAATTTTTTCTAAACCAATATCTGCTAAGTTTGAAGCATCTTCAGCAGTTCTTCCAATCCCTATCCCAGCCTTAAGCTCTATATTGTACTTTTCATTGATTCTGTTGAAAATATCTAAGAAATCTTCTTCACTCATTCCATTTGATGGAGACATAAAATTATCTCCACCTATGAAAAACAATAAAGCATTATGTTTTAAAAGCTCCTCCATCAAAGCCAATTTAATCTTATTTACATTTAAATAAGTGTCATAAGCACTTACAATGTCAGTAAGAGTTCCAGTGATGTTATTTATATCTATATGGGCAATTTGAACGTAGCCATCAACAACTAACTCATTGGCAACATCTAAAACCTCTTTTCTATTTTCATCTTGAGCACTTCCATGCTCTTGGAGAGTTTCAGTAGCTAATTTTTGAGCTTCATAAGGTGTTTCAGCTGAAGCAATAGCCATACTAACTGTAAATGGATATCTATTCCTTATACCCTCCTGAATTCTTTTGTGGGTGATTAAATCAATGCCGTTTGTTATAGCTATCAAGTTGTCAAATCTTGTGTAAAACACCAGCCCCTTGTGAGCTCCAAACATTAGGTTTAAATCACCATACAACCTGCTCTGCAGAGCTTGTAAATCACTTTCTCTTCTTGGATTTGGTGTAACCGTCCATGGTCCGTAATTGTCTATTTGAATTACTGTTATTTGGATCATCTTCCCATCTCTTCTATAATTTATCTAATTGTGGTAGCAATTAATTAGCTTAATGTTAGTTTTATTTATTATTATTCATTAAAAAGTTTGTGTATGGGGCATTTAAGATTTTAATTATTCTACTGATATAGCCTGATCTGGACATTGTAATATGCAGAGACTACATTTTGTACATTTTTCAGCATTTACTGGAATTGGCGGATAAACTCCTCTTTTATTCAATTTTTTTGATTTTTCAAATACTCCCCTTGGACATACAACAATACAGATATCGCATCCCTTGCAGAAGTTTTCATTTATCTCTATTTTCATTTCTATCCCTCCTTTAATCTTAGCATTTAAAGATTAAAATTTAACTTTTAATAACTAATTAAATTATTTATTTTTTACTGAATACTTTGAGCACGAAGCGTTAATAAATTTTAAATATATTGCAATTATTAATAATTAAATATTTGACAATACTTGGATAACTCTTGAGGTGAGGTTATGGAAATCAAACATAAAATACCAATTTTATTATTGGTTTTGTATATTATTCTTGGGGTGTATGTTCAATACAATGGGATATCACAGTTTAAATCCCTACCTTCTCCGTTATACGGTGGAGATTACTATTACCAGATGGGTGTTATTTGGCATATAAGAGAGGGAGGTAATCCTTTGGAAAGTTCTTCAATGCTTGGAGGTATGCCTGGTTACCTTCCAGTTTATGGTTATCTATGTGCCAAATTTTGTGATTTGTTTAATTTAGACACAATGAAGGGGATGTTTTATTTTTCATTAGTTATATTTGTTGTAGCAAGTGTAATATGGTTTTATTTGTTTAGAGTATTATTTAAAGATGATTGGATTGCTCTAATTGGAGTCGTCTTAGCAAATGGGATAAATGCGTATCCAATATTGAAATACACCCCATTCACTCATCAGATTATGATTCCATTGTTTATCCTTGCTTTATATTTGGCATTTAAAGAGAGGAAAATTATTTATTATGCCTTGTTAGGTTTAATTTATGGTTTATTGACTTTATCTCACATGGTGGCATTTGTTGGAGCAACTTTGATAATATTAACATTCCTTATTTATGAGATTTATAAAAATAAGGATGATATATTGAGTTATTTAAAAGAAAATGTAAAAAATTGGGGAATTTTTGGAGTTGTTGCATTGCCTATATTAATGCTCTATTGGTATAAGCCGATATTTATTTATCATCTACATAGACCTTATGATAGGTTGCATATGGATGTTATTGACTTTGGAAGGTTAGATGTGCAAATAAGTTTTTTAATTGAGATGATAAAAACATATTTATTGAATTTCAGCTCTATTGGGGGGTTTATAAATACTATATTGGTATGGATGGGACTATACGCATTTTATAATTCAAAAGAAGATGCATTAAAAGAATTTATAAAAGTGTTTGGAATTGGTTCAATATTTGCCACATTTTGTTATTTTATAACTGAACCATTGTTAAAAATGCATTTTGTCCCAACTTATATGCATAATTTTTATTTATGGGCTACTGCAATAATTATTGGATTGTATGGTTTGAATTATATAATGGAGAGGTACAACTTAAATGAGTTAAATAAAAAAGTTGTAATATTTGGTTTATTATTCATTGTATTATTTGCAAACTCTACCTACGCATTTGTTAATTATGTAAATAATGATAGATGGGCAAATGTTGGAAAACATCCAATGCCTGAAATGTATGTATCTTTACAACATTATTTGTTAAAAAATACTGATGTAAATGATGTAATTTTATCAACAAAGGAGTTAAGCTTTGCTATAAACTCTATAAGTGGAAGGAAGGTTATGGTTAATAGATGGGCTCACCAAAACGACCCTTACATCAACTTACCTCAGAGGGATATGGACGCGGCAATAATTTTGTATGGGAATGATACAAAGAAAAAATTGGAGTTAATAAAAAAATATAATGTATCTTATTTGTATTGGGATTATTATTGGATTAATTCAGAGTTTCAATTTGATAAATATGGTAGGTTGGTGGGAATGTACGACCCTTTAATGACCTATGACACAGAGGAAAATAGGAGGTATTTGGATAAATATGGAGTGAAATACATTCCAATGTATTTTTGGGTTGACCCTTCTACAAGGTATGATAATGTTAGAAAGTTCCACATACTTGTAATTTCACCACAAAACTATTATAACTTTACAAATCCATGGAAGCCAGATTTAAATAAATATCTGGTAGAGGTTTGGAATTATACATACAATGGAAAGAAAATAGCCGCTCTATATAAGATAAATATCAAATAATTTTTTGGTGTTAGTAATGGATATTGATAAAATCAGAATAATTGACTATTATATTGGAATTCCTATAATTCAATTTCTTAGATTATTTAAGATTAAAAAAAAGGAATTAAAAAATAAACCAAAAAAAATTTTACTTATAAAATTTTTTGGTATTGGCAATTTAGTAATGTCTTCCCCAGTTTTTTATCATATAAAAAATAAATATCCAAATGCAGAAATACACTACTTAACATTAAAAAACAATGAGGATGTTTTAAAGTGTTATAAAAAATATGTTGATAAGATTAAATACATTGACATAAAAGACAACATTATTTTAGCTACTTTAAAATTAATCAATGACTTGAGAAAAGAAAACTATGATGTTATCATAGATTTAGACCAATTTTCGAGATATTCGGCAATAATTTCCTTCCTAATAAATAAAAACTTTTCGATAGGATTCAAAACAAGAGGAGCTTATAGGCATTATCTTTATGACCATATAATTGAATATATGGGTAATAAGCATATAGTTGAAGAATTTTTAGATTTACTTGAACCTTTAGGTATAAAACCAAATAAAAATATAAAATTAATCCCATTAGAAACAGACAATACTTCAAAAAAGAAAGTAGATGAATTTTTAACTAAACATGGATTCATTGATAAGAAAATCATCGGGATACACACTGGCACAAGTGAAAATGCCCCACAAAGAAAATGGCCTTATTTTAAGGAGTTAATAGAAAAAATATTATTAGAAACTGATTGCTATATTGTTTTAACTGCTGGACCAAAAGAATATAGTGAATGTGATAATTTAATAAATTCTTTAAATGTTGATGAAAAATATAAAGAAAGAATTATAGTATCAAAAGGGATATCCTTAAAAGAATTACCAGAGTTAATTAAAAGATTTGTTTTATATATAAGTAATGACACGGGACCTTTGCACATAGCTGCAGCACAGGGTGTTTTTGTGATTGGACTTTATGGACCTAACACTCCGAAACTTTACGGACCATATACAAAAAATTGTTATGTCTTTTACAAAAATCTTCCATGTTCTCCATGCATAACTAACTTTAATAATAAAAAGACCACATGTAAAAATCCAATTTGTATGAAAAAAATTAGTGTAGATGAAGTATTTAATAAGATTTTGGAGTATTTAAAATAGAATTTATTTTATTTTCAAAATTGATATGTTATTTTTGTTATACATTATTTCAAAGTATCCTTTATTTTTGAAAAAAGTTCTATTTATTTTTATATTCTTTGATATGAATATATGACTTATATTGTTTTCTTTGCAAAAATTAATAAATTTTTCATAATCTCCACGCCAAGTATAGTTAATTATTTCCTCTGCTGTAATATTATTGAATTTATTGCCATTTCCCTAGCAAAAAACACATTTATTATTTGTGAATATTGGGATAAACTGCCCACTATCTTGACCAAAATTTAAAAATATCTTGTTAGATATGTTATTTTCATTTATAAAATTAAATGCATCTATTTCATCATCCCCCACTAAATAAAATCTCCAATAGAATTTTGGATGATAGGAATAAGTTGTATAAGCATTACTTAATAAAGTAATAATAATTGTAGTAACGATAAGTTTTCTTTTTGTGGGAATTATTTTGCCTATGTAATATAAACCACAACCATAAAATACAGGCATTAAAATCTGAAAATTATAGATCCATCTTATAGAATTATATAACGCAGAGAAAAATGGTATTTTAAAACCAATAAGTTGATTGTTTAATAACCAAAGTATCATAAGCAAAATATAAAATACAAAATATCCTTTTTTGTTTTTTATTAAAAAAATCGTTCCAAAAATAAATAATACTATATATAAAGTCATAGCTAACAGACGTTTCATAAATAGAATAAATGGAATCTGATGACTAAATAATAAACCTATAGCTACAGTAGTAGAGCAACATGTCCCTATGCCGTCTAATATTGAGATAATAACATCGTATATAGTATAGGGATGTATATTATGTATGACATAGGAAGTATTGGAGTATGATATCACACTATTAATAAATTTAGGATATATGATTATAAAGGAGCAAAGTATTGGAATGGTGAAAAATTTAATATGGTTTAATATATCTCCATATTTTTTATACATAACATCCCACAACATTAATGAAGCTAAAAACAAAGTTAGCATTAAAAATGGAAAAGTATGTGTAAATATTAAGCTAAATACTCCAAAACTAAATAAGTAAAGGTAAATGTTATTTTTTGTGCTTTTGTATCTCAATAAAAATGCAATCAATATTAAAAATATGCAATATCCCAATGTATTTGGATATATTGCCTTTAATAATATTCTATAAAACTCATAGTTTAATGGGACAAATAAAGCAGTATAAATTCCAGTCCCTTCTTTTATGCTCTCCCCTATGTAATAGTGAGAAAGAACAAACAACATTACCATAAAAATCTCTATAAAATATATAGTGTTTGGTATATCTCTAACATTAGAAGCTAAGAAATATGTAAAGGAGTGAAATCCCGAGGGATATGCCCAATATCTCATGTATTCTTGATTTTTATAAAATATGGTTTTCTCTAAAATTATCGCCTTTATTTTAAACATGTGATATTGAGAATCCCATTTTTCACAGGGGTATTTTGGAAATAATGAGTATGCAACAAATAACGAGCATATTAGTATTGAAATTATGGCGATAAATTTCCATTTTAGTTTAAAATTTTGTATTTTAAATAAATTTAAATTTAAGAATGAATTTTGTTTTATTCGCTGGATTATAAATAAAAACAACAATGTGATAACATATAAAATTTTATACATTGGAATTCCAACAAAAGACAATAAATAGGAAATACTAATTATGTAAAACACTGAGAGGAATAGTGTGGTGATAACTTTTTCTTCCCCTTTTAATGGATTTAGTAAATAAATTAGTAATAAAATTACAATAAACAGGAATATTTCCATAATAATCACCAAAAATTTATATAATAAAAATAATAACCAATAGAAATAAAGAAATGTAATGTGGAACAATGTTAAACTTACCATATTTAATCTTAGGCATAATTTGCGGAACTATAACCGGCTTATTCCCAGGCATTCATCCAAATAACATTGTTGCATTATCTTTTTTAATTTTGCCTTATTTTGGAGTAAATAATTATGTTCCATTTTTAATTGGTTTAGTTATTGCTCACTACTTTATAAATTTTATTCCATCTGCTTTTTTAGGAGTTCCAGATGATGAAACTGCTGTTTCCGTTCTACCAATGCATAAATTAACTTTAAGTGGAAATGGTTATGAGGCAGTTGTATTGGCAGGATTTGGCAGTTATTTAGGAGTTGTTTTTTCAATAATCATAAGTTTATTTTTAATATCAATTTTGCATTTTGATGTTAAAGCATTTTACTGCCATATTAAAATATTTATCCCGTTTATTTTAATTGCTTTTGTTTTATATCAAATTTTTACATCAAAATCAATTTGGGAGGTTTTAGTTATATTTCTATCAGGAATTTTTGGAATTGCAGTTTTATATTGCAGTGAGGCATTTAATATAACTTTGACAGCAATGTTTACTGGAATGTTTGGAATTCCACTGCTTATAAACAACCTAAAAACTTACAAAATAAAAAATCAAATAATAACCTTCCCTAATTTTGAGTTAAAGTTTTTAGAATCATCATTTTTTGCATCTGTGGCTGGGTTTTTTAGAATATTTTTGCCTGGAATAAGTGGAGCTCAGTTAAACTACATTCTAAGTAAAATTTTAAGTGAAAGAGATTTAAAAAACTTTATTGTTTCTCAGGGAGCTATTATTTTATCTAATGAAATTTTTTCCCTATTGGCAGTTATTTTTATTGGAACAGGGAGGAGCGGGGTTGCCAAAGCAATACAATATTTAAATGTTAATATTGATTTAACTTATACGATTTTTTATATTTTATTGGCTTCAACAGTATCTTTAATTGTTTTGTTAAAGTTATCTAAATATATCCTCATTTTTATTAGAAAGGTTAATTTTAAGATTTTATCAATGTTTTTCATTGTTTTTTGCACAGTTATTATAATAATAGGAAGTTATAACAACTATTTAACTTATCATCTCGTTGTTTATTTAACTTCGATTTGTATTGGGCTTTTAGCATTAAAAAGTAAATCAAATCTATCAAATATGATGAACGTCTTAATATTCCCAACAATATTGTATTTTTTAAGGGGATAAGATGAATTTAAAAGGGCAGTTGTTAAATAAAAGGACGATAATTTCATTCATTATCTCGTTTGGGATAATTTTATACATCCTTTTAAAAATAGATTTAAATAAATTAATTATAATTTTAAAAAATGCAAATATTTTTTATTATTTTCTTGCAATAACCATGTTTTATCTTTCAATATTAATTAAAAGCTACCGTTGGAAAATTTTCCTAAAAAATATTAATATTAATCTAAATTTAAAAAATGCATTTGTAATATACTATTTATCCATGTTTGTGAATTCTTTGGTTCCAGCCAAATTAGGAGATGTTTATAGGGGTTATTTATTAAAAAAGAAGACAAATAAATCAATATCATTAGGATTTGGGACTGTTTTTATTGAGAGAGTTTTTGATTTAGTAGCTATGATTATTTTATTGTTTATATCTGCCTATATTTCATTTAAATCAAAAATTCCAAGGGAAATAATCTACTCAATGAAATGGGGAGTTGTTGTTATATTAATTTTAATCTTACTAATCTTTATCTTCATAATATTAAATAACAAAATAAATTTAAAAAATGAAAGATTGGAAAGAATATTAATGAATTTTGAAAAAGGTTTAAAGGCAATACAAATAAATACCCTCCCTCTGATAATTATTTTATCATTTATTGGATGGTTTATTGAGGGTTTAACCATTTATTTTATATTTCTATCGTTGAATTTAAATTTAGATGTATTATTTGGCGTCTTTTCTGATTTAGCATCTTCATTATTAACAGCAATTCCAATAACGCCCTCTGGGTTGGGAATTGTGGAGTATGCCTTAATTTACATATTAAAATTAAAAGGTTTAGATTATAATAGTAGTTTCGCGGTTCTTATTCTATATCGTTCAATATCGTATCTTTCAATCGTTTTATTTGGAGCGATAATGTTTTATATCGTTGAGGGAAATGTTCTAAAAGAATCTAAAAATAGGAAATCCTAAATTAAATTACATTTTTAAAAACACAATAAAAACATAAATACCTAATTATATTACCAATAAAACAATAAAGGAATATAATTGGTGATAGGATGAAGCTAACATTTGATTTAGATGGGAAGATTATATTTAGCAAAGAATTAGATGATGAGGCAAAAAAAGCAGTAGAGGAGATTTTAAAAAACGCAGATAGTATTTTTTTAAGGGGAGTTCCAAAAGGCAAAGAAGATGAGGCATCAAAAATAAAAAGTTATGAGTTTGAAGGCAACACTTTAAAATTAAAGATTGTCTCTGGAACTTACACAAGAGCCCACGAAGGTTTAATTAGATTAAGAAAGCCATTAGCTGAAAAATTGGGGAGGAATTTTAGGATTGGAGTTAGAGGGATTGAGATAAACAATTATGTAATAACAATTGAAACAGATGAAGATAAAGCTAAAAAATTAGATGGCATTAAAGTTCCAGAGTGTGAGGCAAAAGTTGAAGGAAACAAAATTATATTGGCATTTAAGAATATTGGGGAGGGTGAATTAAAGAGGAATATTATTGATAGGGCAATAAAATTTGTAAAAATGGAATTGGAGAAGGAAGAAGAGGACTTAACATTCAAAGTTTGTAAAATACCTCCCGGGACAGTAGTTAGCGAATACAAAGCAAAGAGAAAGATAACGTTTGACAAAGACCCAACAGATGTGGCTGAAAAACTTGGATGGGTTAAAAAATTTCCTGGAAGAGGGCAATGGTTTTATACTCCACCAATTACTGCCTTGTTTAGAGCTTTGGAAGAGTTGATAGTTGAAGAGGTTGTTAAAAAGATTGGATTTCAAGAGTGCTTATTCCCAAAGCTCATTCCATTGGAGATTATGTATAAGATGAGATACTTGGAGGGATTACCAGAGGGAATGTATTATGTTTGCCCACCAAAGAGAGAGCCAGAGTTATTTAAAGAGTTTGTAAATGAGATGATGATTAAAAAAGAAATTCCAATTGAAAAATTAAAAAATTTGTTAAGGGAGCCAAGTTATGTTTTAGCCCCAGCCCAATGTGAGCCGTTCTATCAATTCTTTGAAGGGGAGGTTATAGATGTTGATAGACCGGTTATGTTCTTTGATAGAAGTGGATGGACATACAGATGGGAAGGAGGGGGAGCGAGAGGTTTAGATAGAGTTAATGAGTTTTTAAGGGTAGAGTGTGTTTGGATTGGAAGCCCAGAGTTTGTTGAAGAAACAAGGGACAAAACATTAAAATATGCTGAAAAGTTAGCTCAAAAACTTGATTTAGAGTATTGGGTTGAGGTTGGAGATGACCCATTTTATTTGGAGGGAAGGAAGAAGGAAGATAGAGGAATTGAATTCCCAGAAGTTCCAAAGTATGAGATGAGGTTGTGGCTACCACATATAAAAGATGAAAGGAAAGGGGTTGCTGTTACATCAGCAAATGTGCATGGAACACACTTCGTTGAAGGATTTAGAATTAAGGACTATAAAGGAAGAAAGGTTTGGACTGGTTGCACTGGATATGGAATAACAAGGTGGGTTGTTGGTTATTTAGCTCAATATGGGTTTGATTTTGATGACTGGCATCCAATAATAAAGAAAAAAATTGAGAAGTTGCCAGAAGTTCCTCAATTAATAACTTGGCCTAAGAAGGATGAATAAATTTTCTTTAATTTTTTTAACCCTTTGGTGATAATATGAGATTTTATGATAGGGAGAAAGAACTTAACTATTTAAAAACCTATGTCCAATTAGAACCAAACTCTATTTTATTCGTTTATGGTCCTAAGTCATCTGGTAAAACAACAGTAATGCTTAGGGTTATTGAAGAATTATCCAATAATGATGATTTAGTATTTTTCTATTATGATTTGAGGAGGTATGCTACTCCAACAAAAGAAGAGTTTTTAAATATATTTTTTGAAAAAGGAGATAAAAAATACTTATTAAACAAATTAGAAATTAACTTAAAGATATTTAAGTTTGGTGTTGAGGAGAAGTTTGATTTTAATAATATAAAGTTAAATGACGTATTTGATAGGATTTATGAAGGAATTGAAGCAGTTATTAAAGATAATAAAAAGCCAGTTTTAGTTATAGACGAATTACAAAAATTAAAAAATATTTACTTCAACGAAGGAAAATCTTTATTAAATGAATTATTCAACCTCTTTGTTCATCTAACCAAAGTAAGACATTTCTGCCATGTAATTTGTTTAACTTCTGATACTTTATTTATTGAAGAAATATACAAAAACTCAACATTAAAAAATGCTTCTGAGTATTATTTAATTGACTGGTTAAGTAAGGAAACTATAAAAAATATTTTAAAAGAGGAAGGATTTAGTGAGGAGGAAATAAGTTATTGTTTAAATTATTTATCCTTACCTTATGAAATCTCCCAACTGATAAATAATAAAAAACTTGGCTTGTCAGATGAAGAGACCATAAAAAAATGGGTTAATGTTGAAGCAGATGGGTTGAGGTTTTTAATAGCAAATATGCCAGATGATTTAGATGAAAATAAAATATATGAAATTTTAATTAAATTTAGAGATAAGATTAAAGTCAATGACTATGAGATTATTAAGAGGGAGTTAATAAAAGAATTTAAGTTTTTAGTAGAAAATGAAATATTATTTTATGACGTAATAAATGGAATAATAAAACCCACATCCATTATAGAATGGCATGCCATAAAAGAGATTTTAGATAATAGGTGATTTAATGATAATTAAAAGAATAAAAATGGATGTTTCCCCATTGGATGTTTATGAGCAAATTAGAGGGGAAAATACCTTCTTATTAGAATCAGCCGAAGGGGTTCCAAAGGTTGCGAGATATTCAATCTTAGGAAAGGCGGAAGGGAAAGTAATATTTAAAAAAAATGAGCTAAAAGTCGAAAGCTTTACAGAATTTGGAGATAAAGCCAAAGATTTAGAAGGGAAATATGAATGTCCA encodes:
- a CDS encoding DUF6541 family protein; translated protein: MEIFLFIVILLLIYLLNPLKGEEKVITTLFLSVFYIISISYLLSFVGIPMYKILYVITLLFLFIIQRIKQNSFLNLNLFKIQNFKLKWKFIAIISILICSLFVAYSLFPKYPCEKWDSQYHMFKIKAIILEKTIFYKNQEYMRYWAYPSGFHSFTYFLASNVRDIPNTIYFIEIFMVMLFVLSHYYIGESIKEGTGIYTALFVPLNYEFYRILLKAIYPNTLGYCIFLILIAFLLRYKSTKNNIYLYLFSFGVFSLIFTHTFPFLMLTLFLASLMLWDVMYKKYGDILNHIKFFTIPILCSFIIIYPKFINSVISYSNTSYVIHNIHPYTIYDVIISILDGIGTCCSTTVAIGLLFSHQIPFILFMKRLLAMTLYIVLFIFGTIFLIKNKKGYFVFYILLMILWLLNNQLIGFKIPFFSALYNSIRWIYNFQILMPVFYGCGLYYIGKIIPTKRKLIVTTIIITLLSNAYTTYSYHPKFYWRFYLVGDDEIDAFNFINENNISNKIFLNFGQDSGQFIPIFTNNKCVFC
- a CDS encoding tripartite tricarboxylate transporter permease, with translation MLNLPYLILGIICGTITGLFPGIHPNNIVALSFLILPYFGVNNYVPFLIGLVIAHYFINFIPSAFLGVPDDETAVSVLPMHKLTLSGNGYEAVVLAGFGSYLGVVFSIIISLFLISILHFDVKAFYCHIKIFIPFILIAFVLYQIFTSKSIWEVLVIFLSGIFGIAVLYCSEAFNITLTAMFTGMFGIPLLINNLKTYKIKNQIITFPNFELKFLESSFFASVAGFFRIFLPGISGAQLNYILSKILSERDLKNFIVSQGAIILSNEIFSLLAVIFIGTGRSGVAKAIQYLNVNIDLTYTIFYILLASTVSLIVLLKLSKYILIFIRKVNFKILSMFFIVFCTVIIIIGSYNNYLTYHLVVYLTSICIGLLALKSKSNLSNMMNVLIFPTILYFLRG
- a CDS encoding flippase-like domain-containing protein — translated: MNLKGQLLNKRTIISFIISFGIILYILLKIDLNKLIIILKNANIFYYFLAITMFYLSILIKSYRWKIFLKNININLNLKNAFVIYYLSMFVNSLVPAKLGDVYRGYLLKKKTNKSISLGFGTVFIERVFDLVAMIILLFISAYISFKSKIPREIIYSMKWGVVVILILILLIFIFIILNNKINLKNERLERILMNFEKGLKAIQINTLPLIIILSFIGWFIEGLTIYFIFLSLNLNLDVLFGVFSDLASSLLTAIPITPSGLGIVEYALIYILKLKGLDYNSSFAVLILYRSISYLSIVLFGAIMFYIVEGNVLKESKNRKS
- the serS gene encoding serine--tRNA ligase, which produces MKLTFDLDGKIIFSKELDDEAKKAVEEILKNADSIFLRGVPKGKEDEASKIKSYEFEGNTLKLKIVSGTYTRAHEGLIRLRKPLAEKLGRNFRIGVRGIEINNYVITIETDEDKAKKLDGIKVPECEAKVEGNKIILAFKNIGEGELKRNIIDRAIKFVKMELEKEEEDLTFKVCKIPPGTVVSEYKAKRKITFDKDPTDVAEKLGWVKKFPGRGQWFYTPPITALFRALEELIVEEVVKKIGFQECLFPKLIPLEIMYKMRYLEGLPEGMYYVCPPKREPELFKEFVNEMMIKKEIPIEKLKNLLREPSYVLAPAQCEPFYQFFEGEVIDVDRPVMFFDRSGWTYRWEGGGARGLDRVNEFLRVECVWIGSPEFVEETRDKTLKYAEKLAQKLDLEYWVEVGDDPFYLEGRKKEDRGIEFPEVPKYEMRLWLPHIKDERKGVAVTSANVHGTHFVEGFRIKDYKGRKVWTGCTGYGITRWVVGYLAQYGFDFDDWHPIIKKKIEKLPEVPQLITWPKKDE
- a CDS encoding ATP-binding protein; the protein is MRFYDREKELNYLKTYVQLEPNSILFVYGPKSSGKTTVMLRVIEELSNNDDLVFFYYDLRRYATPTKEEFLNIFFEKGDKKYLLNKLEINLKIFKFGVEEKFDFNNIKLNDVFDRIYEGIEAVIKDNKKPVLVIDELQKLKNIYFNEGKSLLNELFNLFVHLTKVRHFCHVICLTSDTLFIEEIYKNSTLKNASEYYLIDWLSKETIKNILKEEGFSEEEISYCLNYLSLPYEISQLINNKKLGLSDEETIKKWVNVEADGLRFLIANMPDDLDENKIYEILIKFRDKIKVNDYEIIKRELIKEFKFLVENEILFYDVINGIIKPTSIIEWHAIKEILDNR